Proteins from a single region of Mycetohabitans endofungorum:
- a CDS encoding phenylalanine aminomutase (D-beta-phenylalanine forming), which produces MDKMLEITGEPIRANDIARAAYDFNINVRLGQKACKSIVESRKLLDDLLLQGKVIYGVNTSMGGFVKYLIPEKYATQTQENLIAAVATNVGPYFDDAVVRATMLTRINSLARGVSAISLENIQKFVDIFNKGICPCVPQKGSLGTSGDLGPLAAIALALTGKWKVRYQGEIMSASEALCRANIEPLRLSYKEGLALINGTSAMTGLACLIVNDVENLIKSYELITSLTLETLKGKRKVFSPLVHEEKPHRGQQASAANIYNALADSNMISSEDDVSKSLRSQLCDNVIDSVTDQIEDAYSLRCTPQIIGPIRDAVDYVKCVVENELNSSNDNPLVIPKHGDVYHNGHFHGQYISMAMDHLSIALVTLSNLSDRRIDRFMDKNNSNGLPPFLCVSDQGIRLGLMGGQFMSASLASENRSLCMPVSIQSLPSTADFQDIVSLGLVAARRAQEIFNNTVYVISFELLCACQAADIRGADKLGTHTAMLYNSVRSFLPFFDKDESLTPYLEDIAIFIRNGMAHSSR; this is translated from the coding sequence ATGGATAAAATGCTAGAAATTACAGGTGAGCCCATAAGGGCAAATGATATTGCCAGGGCGGCATATGATTTTAATATTAATGTTCGCCTTGGGCAAAAGGCATGCAAGTCTATTGTTGAATCCCGTAAATTGCTTGACGACCTTCTTTTGCAGGGGAAGGTGATTTATGGTGTAAATACAAGTATGGGGGGATTTGTTAAATACCTTATCCCAGAAAAGTATGCGACGCAAACGCAAGAAAATCTTATTGCGGCAGTCGCAACAAATGTTGGTCCATATTTTGATGATGCTGTGGTTCGAGCGACGATGTTAACACGTATCAACTCGCTTGCTCGAGGAGTATCTGCAATTTCACTAGAAAATATTCAAAAATTTGTAGATATTTTTAATAAAGGAATATGTCCTTGCGTACCTCAGAAAGGTTCTCTTGGTACGAGTGGAGATTTGGGACCACTTGCTGCTATTGCTTTGGCGCTAACTGGAAAATGGAAGGTTAGGTATCAAGGGGAAATCATGAGCGCCTCAGAGGCACTGTGTAGGGCTAATATTGAGCCGCTCAGGCTTAGTTATAAAGAGGGCTTGGCATTAATAAATGGAACCTCGGCCATGACTGGCTTGGCGTGCCTAATAGTAAATGATGTGGAGAATTTAATTAAATCATATGAATTAATAACATCGTTAACTTTGGAGACATTGAAAGGAAAGCGTAAGGTATTTTCACCGTTGGTGCACGAAGAAAAGCCGCATCGAGGCCAGCAAGCGTCTGCAGCAAATATCTACAACGCGCTTGCCGACAGTAATATGATAAGTAGTGAGGATGATGTATCAAAAAGTCTTCGATCGCAACTTTGCGATAATGTGATAGATAGTGTTACTGATCAAATCGAAGATGCGTATTCTTTGCGTTGTACGCCGCAAATAATTGGACCGATTAGGGATGCTGTGGATTATGTTAAGTGTGTGGTAGAGAATGAGTTGAATTCTAGTAATGACAATCCTTTGGTGATTCCAAAGCATGGTGATGTATATCATAATGGCCATTTTCATGGTCAGTATATTTCCATGGCGATGGATCATTTATCTATCGCGTTGGTTACGTTAAGTAACTTGTCGGATCGGCGTATCGATCGATTTATGGATAAAAATAATAGCAATGGATTGCCACCATTTCTTTGTGTGAGTGATCAAGGAATCCGACTTGGGTTGATGGGAGGGCAGTTCATGAGTGCTTCCCTTGCCTCAGAAAACCGGTCTTTATGTATGCCAGTCTCTATTCAGTCATTGCCCTCGACAGCTGATTTCCAAGATATTGTGTCACTTGGTCTTGTGGCTGCTCGGCGTGCACAGGAAATATTTAATAATACCGTTTATGTTATAAGCTTCGAACTTTTGTGTGCATGTCAAGCAGCTGATATTCGTGGTGCTGACAAATTGGGAACGCATACTGCCATGCTTTATAATTCGGTGCGGTCTTTTTTGCCGTTTTTTGATAAAGATGAGTCGCTTACCCCATATCTAGAAGATATTGCTATTTTTATTCGAAATGGAATGGCTCATTCTTCGAGGTGA